A window of Mucilaginibacter robiniae genomic DNA:
TAAAGATGGTGTTATTACTGTTGAAGAAGCAAAAGGTACCGAAACTGAAGTGAAAACTGTAGAAGGTATGCAGTTTGACCGTGGTTACCTTTCTCCATACTTCGTAACCAATGCTGATAAAATGGAAGCTGAGCTGGATGCTCCTTACATTTTGATTTACGATAAGAAAATTTCTTCTATGAAGGAATTATTGCCTATCCTGGAAAAACAAGTACAAACCGGTAAACCACTGGTTATTATTTCTGAAGACCTGGATGGCGAAGCTTTAGCTACATTAGTAGTTAACAAAATTCGTGGTTCACTGAAAGTAGCTGCTGTTAAAGCTCCTGGTTTTGGCGACCGTCGTAAAGCTATGCTGGAAGATATTGCTATCCTGACTGGTGGTACTGTAATTTCAGAAGAGCGCGGTTACAAACTGGAAAACGCTGACCTGAGTTACTTAGGTACTGCTGAAAAAGTAGTAATTGACAAAGACAATACTACTGTAATTAACGGTTTTGGTGATGCTGAGCAAATTAAAGCTCGTATCAACCAAATCAAAGCTCAAATTGAAACTACTACCTCTGATTACGATAAAGAAAAACTGCAAGAGCGTTTAGCTAAGTTATCAGGTGGTGTGGCTGTATTATATGTAGGTGCAGCTACCGAAGTTGAAATGAAAGAGAAAAAAGATCGTGTTGACGATGCTTTACACGCAACCCGCGCTGCTGTTGAAGAAGGTATCGTAGCTGGTGGTGGTGTAGCCTTCATCCGTGCCGTTGCTTCTTTAAATGAATTGCAAGGTGCAAATGAAGATGAAAAGACCGGTATCCAAATTATTAAACGTGCTATTGAAGAGCCTTTACGTCAAATTTGCGAAAACGCAGGTATTGAAGGTTCAATCGTAGTACAAAAAGTTAAAGAGGGTACTGCCGATTTTGGTTACAATGCACGTAGCGATAAATACGAAAACTTAATTGGCGCCGGTGTAATCGACCCAACTAAGGTATCACGCGTAGCTTTAGAAAACGCTGCTTCTATTTCATCAATGTTATTAACCACCGAGTGTGTGTTAGCTGATGATCCGGAAGAAGAAAAAGCTGGTGCTGGTGCTCCTCCAATGGGCGGCATGGGCGGCATGATGTAATAGCTGCTTACAAGCACAATAATATATTTACCAAAGCCCTGGCTATTTTTAGCCGGGGCTTTGTGTTTTAATGCTAAATAGACGAGTGCATGTTATAAGTAAATGATTAATTGATAGTTTGGTGTACATTATAGTTTAAGCAAGCTATCTGTTTTAATATACACTGTACTAAAAGTTTTCCACTGTAGCGTATTTTGTACAAACAATTAAGTGTGGTAGGGGTACAAGCTATTTTGGGGTATTGTAGAAGTTTTTGTACGATTTTGTAAACAACGTTTATATATATGTACAAGATAAGTAGGTTATATAAGGCATAAACTTGAATAAAAATTAATCAAATGATTGATTAATGACAATTATTAAGGGGAACAAACTTATTTTTGTACAAAAAATAATAAACGGCATTGTAGGGCATATCATTTGATAATCTACAAGTACTATGAAACACATTACCCAAAATAGAAAATTGCAGAGCAGGATTATCGAGTGGGTAAACCTTAACGCTCCTGAAATATTTGCAAGTTTAATGTCGTAATATTGCTGAATGAGAATTAAGCCATTTTATGACAAAGCTTATGATTATATAGTTAATGAAGGACCGAAGTTAGTTATCGGTCTAATAGTACTCCTGATAGGCTTATGGCTTATCAATATGTTAAAGCGCTGGATGCGCAAACGGATGAGCCAAAAAGCGGTACATTCGTCATTACAACCCTTCTTTCTTAGTTTAACCATTACATCACTGAATGTATTACTGATTATTGCAGTAATGCAGATTGTAGGATTGCCGGTAACCATTTTTACTGCTGTAGTTGGTGCATTTGGTGTGGCAGCTGGTTTAGCCTTATCGGGTACCTTACAAAATTTTGCCGGTGGCGTAATGATTCTGCTGCTTAAGCCTTTTGAAATAAACGATAATATCATAGCCCAAGGGCAAGATGGGGTAGTTACCTCTATACAGGTGTTTTACACTGTGGTGCTTACCTTTGATAATAAAACTGTTATTATTCCTAATGGTAAGTTGTTTAACGAGGTCATTGTAAATGTATCTCGCGAAGGTAGCCGTCGGTTGGATATTGATCTGAAGTTAGGTTTTATTGTTGACCCCGATCAGATTATCAGCCTACTGGATAAATCTACTTCTGCTACTGAAAATATTCTAACCAACCCGTCTAAATATATAGGTATATCGCAAATTGATCCGGATGGTATTCACTTTACCGTACGGGTTTGGGTACAGCCCGCTAATTTCTTGAAAGCTAAACTGAGTTTACAGGAACGTATTATTAAAGACTTGAAAATAGCGGGTGTTAAACTCCCCGGAACGTGATAATAAAAGCAAGATAAGCTATATCTCAGTTTTCTTACTATACTTAAGTTTAACGTGATGTTAGTTTGATTAACACAGCTCCATGTGAATTAATTTGAGTTGCATATTCATGTTCGTACTCACCCACAGCACTACGCTTCCATAAATCGCGTACTTTGATCTGACCTTTCAAGCCTAGTTCGTTTAAATCTACTTTTACTTTTTGCGGATGATCAGACAGGTTAAACATAGCCACATAGCGGTCTTTGGAACCTGGAACATTAGAATACCAAACCATACTGTCACCTTCTTTAAAGTACAATTGTTGTGGATGTTCGCCATGCTGGTTAACTGCCAGTACTTCGGGGTTATTTAAAAGCTTTAACTCTAGCGGTCTGTTTTCAGGTAGGTTACCGCCCATCATTAATGGCGACTGATAAATGCACCAGAAAGTCATGTGCGTATAAAGCTCATCTTCCGAAAACCGGCTATAACGTTCAGGACCTACCGGACCGCGTTTAGATAGCTTCCCTATTTGCAGCATATCGCAATCTGGCCAATGTCCCGCACCACTTACACCTTCCCACGATTTGGCGTACTTAAACATTTGAACCAATTCTTTCCAGCTATCCCAAAAATCATCGGCCATGCGCCACATGTTGGCTTGTTGTTGTACATGCTGTTTTTCACTTAATGGAGTTTCACCCGGAGAAATGCTCAATACCATAGGTCTGCCGCATTGTTTAATGGCTTTCTGATAGCCTTCAATCTCAGCCTTATGGTAAGGTCGCGATATATCATCTACCTTAATGAAATCTACACCCCATGAGGCATACAGCTTTAATATAGAATTCAGATATTCCTGCGCACCAGGTTTAGTCATGTCAATACCGTACATGTGGTTCATCCAAGTGCAGGTAGAGGTGGTATCTGCAATTTGGTTAGCCGTAATGCCATGAGTACCCAGTATAGGCGTTTTAGCCCACACTGCTTGCCTCGGTATGCCTCGCATAATGTGAATGCCAAATTTTAATCCTAAGGCGTGTACATAATCAGCTAAAGGCTTAAAGCCCTTGTTGCCAAATGCAGAGGGGAATTTAGTAGGCTGCGGCGTTAAACGGCCCCACTGATCCATAGTTAGCCAAGGTATATAAGAGCCATCACCTAGTTGTTTTTGAAAAGGATTACCAATATGGCTGCCCGGCGGATTATCATACGACCATAAAAAATCGACCACCACATATTGCCAGCCGTAGGGTTTTAAAAACTTAGCCAAGTAATCGGCATTGGCTTTTACTTCATCTTCATGTACGGCAGAACCATAGCAATTATAGCTGTTCCAGCCCATAGGAGGCGTTAAAACTACGGTTTGAGCCGTAGCGCATAAACGTAAACTCAGGCATAAAGCAGCCGTAAGCAAGCCCAGGTAGTACTTCATAGCAAGAAATGTAATTTAGGTGTAGAGGTAATGAAGTACTAAATATAGTAAAAGAGATAAAATACCTTATCTTTTATTTGGTATTCCACTTAAACTTCTGAATACCGATGGCTGCAAAAACTACTATATAAGCTACCGAGGCTAATAAAGCAAAGGTGGTATCAGATGTCCATTGAGCAGGGTTCATACTGGCAGCCAGCATCAGTTTAACCGAACCATAAGGCGACCATTGTACCAGGTGCTTGGTTTGCTCGCCCAGTAAACCGCTTTCGCCAAACATACCTACCAGTATAAAAGCGGAATAAACGATGCGGGTAGTGGCATTGACTGTTTCCGGGTTTTTGATGAGCCCTACCATTAACTGGCCCAAACTTAAATAAACAGCGCCACCCACAATAGCTGTAAATAGGGTGAGTACATAACCTAAAGGTGATAAGGTGATCTTATCAAAACTGTAGCCTACATAAAAAACAACAAGCGTTAAAAGGATAATCATAGCCAGTTGTATAATGAGCCGGCTAACCATAATCGTCCAGCGTGGTACGGGGGCTACCCGCAAGCGTTGAAACACACCTTTATCCCGGTCACGAGAGATGGTAATGGCATACCCCATCAAGCCAATAGCCATTAGTCCAAACGTAATGGCTGAAGATAAGGCATAAGCACCACCCATTTTATCAATCAGGCTTTTCCAGGAGATTAAAATAATAACAGGTACCAGCAATGAAAGCATTGCTGAACGACGGTTGCTTTTTAAAGTCGCAAAGTCGGCCCGTATTAAAGCGGCTAGTGCTGTTGAAGTTTTAGGTATGGTGGTCATGATTGATCGTGGTTATTGCAACTTAAAGTATGGAGAACTGTATTCGTTGACTCTATTTATGTAATCTCTGGTTTTATGCCCGTACAGCACGGCCGGTCAAGGCAATAAATACGTCTTCTAACGTAATTTTGCCCCGTCGCGAAACAGCTATCACTTCCGGATCATGACGGTGTTTATCTATCAGCGCTTGTGGCGTATCAATAGCAATGACTTGGCCATGGTCGATAATAGCCATGCGGTCGCAAACGGCTTCGGCTTCTTCCATCGAGTGGGTGGTTAGTAATACAGAATGGCCTTTTTCCCGAATGGCTTCCATGCGTTCCCAAAGCTGTCGACGCGATTGCGGGTCGAGACCGGTAGTCGGCTCATCCAGTAATACCAAGCGCGGGTTGTGAATAGTAGCTATTACCAGCGATACACGTTGTTGCTGCCCGCCCGATAACTGTCCGAACTTTTTATGAGCGGCATCTTCCAACTGAATATCTTGCAGAATGCCACGCAGTTTTTCTTTACTTAGCGGAACGCCATAAATGCCAGCGAATAGCTGTAAAATCTGCTCCACATTCAACTCCGGCTGAAAGCTGGTAGATTGTAACTGTACGCCCATGGCCGCGCGGGCATGTAGTGGTTTTTCAAGCGCATCCTGCCCATCAACAATGATAGTTCCCGACTGGAATTTGATTAAGCCTTCAATAGCGCTTAACGTGCTGGTTTTACCGGCACCGTTAGGCCCTAATAAACCAAATATTTCACCGGGTAAAACATCAAAGCCTACGTTTTGCACCGCTTTGAAATTGCCGTAATTAATATGCAGTCCTTCTACTTTTAAAATATAAGGGTCGTCAGTAATCATCAGAATGGGTTTGTTTTTAAGATGAAGATGGAACGTGGTTGTTACAGTTTATAAGCGGGAAACTTTTCTGTTTGCTTCTGCTTAGTTGCTAAATCTACACACTCAGCTTCAATCCTAAAACTATATTTTTTGCTGGGCTTTCAGTTCCAGATACCGGTTTACAGTATTGATGGTTAAGCTTTGCGGCGAAGTTAATATAGATAGAATGCCGTATTTGTTTAACTCTTTTACCATCAGTTTTTTATCGTAAGCAAACTTTTCAGCAATGGTTTTAATATAAATATCTTCCAAGTTAGCAGCAGGTGCCTGACCTAACATTTTTAATTCGGTGTTTTCAAAAAATACAACCAACAACAGGTGAAAGCTGGCTATGCGCTTTAAAAAAGGTAAATGGCGTTGCAAAGCCGGCATGCTTTCGTAGTTAGTAAAAAATACAACCAGGCTACGTTGTTTAATTACCCGCCGTACGGTAGAATAGAGCAACTCCATATTGGTTTCCAGATAGCGTGTTTTTTCCTTATACAGTACCTCTAGTATTTTGTTCAGGTGCGCTGGTTTCTTTTCGGCTGGAACAATAGCACCCACTTTTTCACTAATGGTTATTAACCCAGCTTTATCCTCTTTCAGTAAAGCTACGTTGGATAATACCAGACTGGCGTTAATGGCATAATCCAGCAAGCTTAAACCTTCAAAAGGCATTTTCATGGAGCGCGATTTATCAATGATGCAATACACCTGCTGCGATTTTTCATCCGTGTAGGAGTTGCTCATTAACGTGCCATGCCTTGCCGAAGCTTTCCAATTAATGTTGCGGTAGTCATCGCCGGGAACGTAAGTTTTAATTTGCTCAAACTCCATACTGTTACCCAGCCGCCTGATTTTCTTCACACCTAGTTCGCTCAAGCGATTGGAAATCGCCATCAATTCATACTGCCGCATTTGTAAAAACGATGGATACACTGGTAACACTTCGCTTTCTTCAAAATTGTACCGGCGCATCAGTAAACCCAATGGCGATTGAGTAAATACTCTGATTAATCCAAACTCGTATTCGCCGCGCTTAAGTGGCTTTAATAAGTAGGTAAGTAATTTATGCTGATGAGGTGCCAGACTGGTTTTAAACCAGATGTCGCGCTTTTGAAATTGAAAAGGTATTTCGTCAATAATACCCAGCCTAACTGGAAAAGGATAGAAGTTTTCGATGTAGATGCCCAGTTCATTATCATCGCCATTGCTCAGCCGTTCGGGAGCTTGTCGGCGGGCAAATAAACCGTTGCGGGTACGATAGAGTAATACGCCATCAATAATTGCCAGCAGTACTAAAGCTCCAACGTACAGATTAGGCAGCCAGCCCAACCACGAAAAAAAGAACCTGAATATAAAAAATACCACAGCCGCTATAAGTCCGAACAGCAAGCGGCGTGTTAAAAAGAGGTTTTTATAAAACAGGTTGAAAAAGTTTTTCACTTGTAATAGCTTAGCGTGGTATTTCTATTTTCTGGATGATTTGTGCTACTATTTCATCCGCCGTAGCGCCTTCCATTTCCTTATCTGGCGATAGCATAATGCGGTGGCGCAGTACTGCCGGTGCTACCCAGATAATGTCTTCAGGTGTTACAAAATCGCGCCCTTTCATGGCAGCTAAGGCTTTAGCGCTGCTGATGATGGCTAGAGAAGCCCGTGGCGAACCACCCAGGTATAACGATTTATTCTGCCGGGTTTCAAATACAATACGGGCGGCAAACTCCAGTAGTTTAGGCTCCACAAACAGTTCACGCACCTGCTGGCGTACGGCTATAATATCTTGAGCGGATAGCACAGGCTGAATGTCAGCTAGCTGATCGGCTGTTTTATGCTGGTGCTGGCGGGTTAGAATAGCAATTTCATCTTCCAGCGTAGGGTATTTTACTTCTACCTTAAACAAAAAGCGGTCAAGTTGGGCTTCAGGCAAACGGTAGGTACCTTCTTGTTCTACCGGGTTTTGGGTAGCCAGAATCACAAAAGGTTCCGCCATTTTGTACAGCTGTCCATCTACCGTAATCTGGCGCTCTTCCATCACCTCAAACAAAGCCGATTGGGTTTTGGCTGGTGCCCGGTTAATTTCATCAATCAGTACAATATTGCCGAATACCGGGCCATGCTTAAATTCAAAATCGGTAGTTTTAGGGTTAAATACCGAAGTGCCAATCACGTCTGAGGGCATCAGGTCGGGCGTGAATTGAATACGGGTATATTGCGCATCAATGGCCTTGGCAATTAGTTTGGCGGTTAAAGTTTTGGCTACACCTGGTACGCCTTCAATTAATAAGTGTCCATCGGCCAGTATGCCGGCAATCAGCAGGTCAATAGTTTCCTGTTGCCCTACAATAATCTGGCTGATGGTGGCTTTAATTTTTTCAACCGCTTGGTTTAAGCGGCTTAGGTCAGTTCGTTGTTCAAACAGTTCGTTTTCCATGTAATCCGGTCAGGGTATAATATTTTTCTATCAGTTGGTTCAATTCAATCAGTTCAGCATCGGTAACCCGCTGCAACGGATGAATGTAGTTAATATAAGTTACCAGCTCTAAAGCAAAATCGGGTGCTAACCCGGCTTTTTGAGCCAGCAGGTCGGTAAACTCTCGGTTGAGGGCTTGTGTTTTCAGGTTATACCAAGTGCGCCAATGTTCTAGCAGGTAGGTTATTTTTTTGCGGGCAATGTTGCTGTTATCCCGGCTTTCATAATATACCTGGCCTACTACGCGCACAAAATCAAGCGTGGTATTTTGTAATGGGTCAGCAATGGGTATAACCCGCTGCCGGCGCTTAATTTCAAATACAACAAAAATCAGGGTAGTCAGCAGGCTGATGTAGTAAGCCCATTTCAGGCTCTCATGGCTGAATAGTACCCGCAAAGGCGAATCATCTTCAGGTATGTCATGGTTCTGGTACTCATCCCAGTACAGGTTAGCCGTAGTAGGCAAGTAGGATAGTGCTTTGGCAGCATAATCAGCCCCTTGTGGCGTAAGTAAGCTATAGTTGGTAAACAGGTGCGGGTTTGCACACAAATAAAGGTTGCCTTTGCCAAAACTAAACCGCAGGTAGTTACTTTTACCTGCGGTATTGCGACTTAGTACTACTGCATGAGCCGTATCAAAACTGCTGAAATAAGAGTTGCTGATATCATGCTCAAAATGGTAAGGTTTAGCTTGTTTAAGCTTAAGGTTAGTAAAGTTTAAACCCAAGTTACCTTTGGCAAAACCTGCCTGAACATCCAGGTTTAAAGTATCGGCCAGCGTTCCTTCCCAACTGTAAGCCGCAATAAATACATTGTTGCCAGCTTTTAAATAATCAACCAGGGCATGATAATCGGCCTTACCTAACGATATGGAATTAGATAGTACAAAATAATTGCCTTGCACACCAGTATGGTGTAAAGCATTGTAAATAGGCTGGTTGGTTTTAGTAATCTGGCTACCTGGATAGATATGCGCTAATTGCTGGTATAAAGCATACGTGCCAAATGGTATTTTATCCAGATAATACATGCTGGAGCGCCAGTTAACCGGTTTGGGGCGGTTATATTCGGCTATGGCATATATCAATAATAAAGCAAAGCCTACAGATAGCAGAATTTTTAAATCTTTCATGCCAGGGTTTGCTTAAAGTTGGTAAACAGGATACTAATGTTCTGAAAAGCCTGCTCGTTAATCGCAAATTCGCCGTACCATACATATTCGAACTGACGGGTAAGTATGGTAAAGGTTTCGCGCTGTTCCAAGTTTTTGAGTTCATCTACATAGGCGCTGTTGGTTTTATTGATTTGCCAATGTATCAAATGTTGATCGCTCAATTGCTTTAGCGCTTTCAGGTATAACAAGCGAACCGCTAAACGGTAGTTACGCTGACTAATAGCCTGCTCCAAACCGGTATCAAAATCAATTTCGTGTATGTTTTCCAGCGTTTCAGCATAAGGCAGGGTCGCATCAGCCGGTTTGCGTTTTAGTATCTTTAACAGATCTACCCCGGCTATCCGCAAAATCAGGAACGTTAATGCAGACGCCCCTATTAAAATAAATAAATATTTAAATACATTTACCATTAACGGACCTGTACTCCGGCTAACTTTCCAGTCATCAAACAAACTCCAGAACCAACGCCAAAAACGGGTCCATAATGATGGGCTGCTTTGTGTTTCGTGGTATTGAAAATCCGGCTGTTGTTTAAGCTGATTCAAATAGGCATTATCAAAGCTGCGTTGCTGTACCAGCGTGCTGCTATCTGTACGCAAGTGTGCTGGTGCATTGGGTTTAGTTTTATTGGTTTTGGTGTTTGCTGCATAACTGCAAGGTGCCAAAACTAACAAAAGGAATAACAGGTATAATCGGTACATGCTAATATTCTTCGGCAGGTAAATCGGTATGGGGTTTGGTGGTACCAAACTGATTAATGCGATTAAGCAGGCCGGTTCCTTCTTTGTTTTCGGTTAAGTTAAAGTAGCACAATGCCAAGGTAACCAGTGGAATAATCAGCAGCGTTTGCCCCAGTATTTGTATAGTAGTGGTAATAAAAACCAGCGGCACTGAACTGGTTGCCGAAGCTCGGGTATGCACCAGCAAATTGTAAAACATGATAATATAGTTAGGCACAGTAAACACCATAGCGCCTAAGCCAGCAATAAGACCGGCCACAAACAGGCAGCCAAAGGTAAGCCACCAATTGTTACTAATCAGTTTAAAACCACGATTGAAAGCATAGCCAAAAGGAGCATTTTCTAAAACTATAACAGCTAGTATTAAACCTGTAATAGGGTACAGCCAAATGCCCGGTATAAGACACAGCACCATGCCCAGCATCAGTAAAAGGCCCAATAAAATGCTACTACCCAATACACGCAAAAAGTAATATTTCACATACACCCAAACTTCTTCGGTGGTAGGTGCAATGTTTCCTTTTTCTTTATACAGGGCAATGTATGATAAAATTGTAATCAGCATCACCGTATAAAATAAAATCATAACAGCAAAGCTTAGTAAGTACTGCCCGGCCATTTGCCCGTACTGGTAACCAAACCGATAGCCGGCATTGTAGCTTGTACCAGAGCCTGAAGCAGCGGTATATATTTGCCGTTGTAAATCATACACCTTTATCATCTGTAAGGATTGTACAATGGCTAAAGCCAGCAGAAGCAAACCGCATATAGTAAAAAAACTTTTTAGCAGCGGTTTTAGGTTTTGTTTGATGAAAACGAACGTATCGTTAATAATTTCACCAAAATCACGTGTTTTAGCTAGTTCAATATTCTGTTCCATAACGGGTGTTGTTTTTGTATAAGCGATTAGGATAAATAATTACGTACCATATCATGAAGGCCAGTGATGTGCCTAAAATAGTTAAGCTTAACCATGCCGGCATTTCGGTATGGCGGGTTACAAAGCTTTCAAAAAAAGCAGCGGTGGTAATAATGGGTACCAACCCAATTACAATCTTTAATCCATCTTTGGCACCACGCTTAACGGATTGCAGGCGGGTGTAAGTTTTTGGAAAAAGAATGCTGCTGCCTAAAATTAACCCGGCTGCGCCGGCTACCACAAAAGCTGATATTTCGAGTGTGCCATGTATCCAGATTACCAGGATAGATTTCCAGCCTAATCCTTTACTGAAAAAGTAATACTCAAATGAACCTAGCATGATCGCATTTTTAAAAATCAGGAACACGGTAAATACCGAACAGAATATGCCGCTCAAGAAAAACAAGAACGATACATACAGGTTGTTGCCGGCAATTTCAAAAAACATAATAAATTCATTTTGCTGCTTGTAGACACCGAAAGGATCTCCTTTGGCAATGTTTTCATTAGTCATGTTCACGTACTGTGGCCCTAAAATTACTTGTAAAAACTGATTGTCATACTTGGCTGATAAAATACCGATCAGGCAAAAAACAATGAGCAGTAAAAATGAGTAGAGCAACTGTTTCTCATAAATTTTGAATAGTTCAGGCAATTCATATTTCCAGAACAAAACAAAGCGGTTGCTTTTTACACTCTTGTTTTTGTAAATAGATTGATGCAGGCGGGCTGCCAGGCCGTTCAGGTAAGCCGTAGTTTTTGATTTAGGGTAGAAAGTTTTGGCATAAGCCAAATCATCTGTTATTTGTATAAAGTTGTCGGCCAGCTCATCGGGGCTGCGTAATGCATCTTCCTCAAAGCGTTTCCATTTACCGGCATTCTGTTTTACAAATAAGGGTTCGCGCATGGTTTAGGCCTATTTATTTACCGGCTTAAAGTAAACAGAAAATTAAAAGTTTTCAACTAAAAGTTTCTTTAGGCTTATATATTTGTTAACATGCAAACCATCACGATAAATACTTCACAAAATATAGCGATTGATTACGAAATGGCCGGGATAGGCGAACGTATACTAGCCCGGTTAATTGACTACGGTATTTTTATAGCTATTTTAATTTTAGGCGTAATTATTACTTTATCAACCAGCCGTGTAGTCAGTAATGCAGCCATCGGGTTTGTATTTCTTGTTTACTTTGGTCTTTATATCTTCTACGATTTGGTTTGCGAAATATTTATGAACGGCCAGAGTGTAGGCAAACGGCTCATGAAAATTAAAGTAGTAAGCCTGGATGGTGCTCAGCCAACTATCGGGCAATACTTGTTACGCTGGCTTTTTCGAGTTGTTGATTTTGGTATAGGCGGCGGAATGGTAGCCCTGATAGCCGCCGCCGTATCTGATAAGCACCAGCGCATTGGTGATTTAGTAGCCGGAACCACACTTATCAAAACCTCACCCCGCACCACGATGGAGCATGTAGCTCACCTGCCCGTTACCGATTTGAATTATGAACCGGTGTTTACGCAGGCTGTACAGCTTATTGATAAAGAGGTGGCGTTAATTCATGAAGTAATTGGTACCTACATGCAAACCGGAAACCAGGATGTAGTTTACCAGATGGCTGCACGCATTAAGGAACACTTGGGTATTACCTTAACCCAAATGCAACAGATGGATGATTTACAATTTCTGCAAACTATAGTAAAAGATTATAACCATATGGTAGCTGCTAATGATGCTACGCTTAATGCTTAAATGGGTA
This region includes:
- the groL gene encoding chaperonin GroEL (60 kDa chaperone family; promotes refolding of misfolded polypeptides especially under stressful conditions; forms two stacked rings of heptamers to form a barrel-shaped 14mer; ends can be capped by GroES; misfolded proteins enter the barrel where they are refolded when GroES binds), whose translation is MAKQVKYNVEARDALKRGVDILANAVKVTLGPKGRNVIIDKKFGSPAITKDGVTVAKEIELKDSLENMGAQMVKEVASKTADIAGDGTTTATVLAQAIVTAGIKNVAAGANPMDLKRGIDKAVAAVVANLKEQSQTVGEDNNKIKQVATISANNDEVIGTLIADAMGKVGKDGVITVEEAKGTETEVKTVEGMQFDRGYLSPYFVTNADKMEAELDAPYILIYDKKISSMKELLPILEKQVQTGKPLVIISEDLDGEALATLVVNKIRGSLKVAAVKAPGFGDRRKAMLEDIAILTGGTVISEERGYKLENADLSYLGTAEKVVIDKDNTTVINGFGDAEQIKARINQIKAQIETTTSDYDKEKLQERLAKLSGGVAVLYVGAATEVEMKEKKDRVDDALHATRAAVEEGIVAGGGVAFIRAVASLNELQGANEDEKTGIQIIKRAIEEPLRQICENAGIEGSIVVQKVKEGTADFGYNARSDKYENLIGAGVIDPTKVSRVALENAASISSMLLTTECVLADDPEEEKAGAGAPPMGGMGGMM
- a CDS encoding mechanosensitive ion channel family protein, with translation MRIKPFYDKAYDYIVNEGPKLVIGLIVLLIGLWLINMLKRWMRKRMSQKAVHSSLQPFFLSLTITSLNVLLIIAVMQIVGLPVTIFTAVVGAFGVAAGLALSGTLQNFAGGVMILLLKPFEINDNIIAQGQDGVVTSIQVFYTVVLTFDNKTVIIPNGKLFNEVIVNVSREGSRRLDIDLKLGFIVDPDQIISLLDKSTSATENILTNPSKYIGISQIDPDGIHFTVRVWVQPANFLKAKLSLQERIIKDLKIAGVKLPGT
- a CDS encoding glycoside hydrolase family 27 protein — translated: MKYYLGLLTAALCLSLRLCATAQTVVLTPPMGWNSYNCYGSAVHEDEVKANADYLAKFLKPYGWQYVVVDFLWSYDNPPGSHIGNPFQKQLGDGSYIPWLTMDQWGRLTPQPTKFPSAFGNKGFKPLADYVHALGLKFGIHIMRGIPRQAVWAKTPILGTHGITANQIADTTSTCTWMNHMYGIDMTKPGAQEYLNSILKLYASWGVDFIKVDDISRPYHKAEIEGYQKAIKQCGRPMVLSISPGETPLSEKQHVQQQANMWRMADDFWDSWKELVQMFKYAKSWEGVSGAGHWPDCDMLQIGKLSKRGPVGPERYSRFSEDELYTHMTFWCIYQSPLMMGGNLPENRPLELKLLNNPEVLAVNQHGEHPQQLYFKEGDSMVWYSNVPGSKDRYVAMFNLSDHPQKVKVDLNELGLKGQIKVRDLWKRSAVGEYEHEYATQINSHGAVLIKLTSR
- a CDS encoding ABC transporter permease; this translates as MTTIPKTSTALAALIRADFATLKSNRRSAMLSLLVPVIILISWKSLIDKMGGAYALSSAITFGLMAIGLMGYAITISRDRDKGVFQRLRVAPVPRWTIMVSRLIIQLAMIILLTLVVFYVGYSFDKITLSPLGYVLTLFTAIVGGAVYLSLGQLMVGLIKNPETVNATTRIVYSAFILVGMFGESGLLGEQTKHLVQWSPYGSVKLMLAASMNPAQWTSDTTFALLASVAYIVVFAAIGIQKFKWNTK
- a CDS encoding ABC transporter ATP-binding protein, translating into MITDDPYILKVEGLHINYGNFKAVQNVGFDVLPGEIFGLLGPNGAGKTSTLSAIEGLIKFQSGTIIVDGQDALEKPLHARAAMGVQLQSTSFQPELNVEQILQLFAGIYGVPLSKEKLRGILQDIQLEDAAHKKFGQLSGGQQQRVSLVIATIHNPRLVLLDEPTTGLDPQSRRQLWERMEAIREKGHSVLLTTHSMEEAEAVCDRMAIIDHGQVIAIDTPQALIDKHRHDPEVIAVSRRGKITLEDVFIALTGRAVRA
- a CDS encoding DUF58 domain-containing protein, which produces MKNFFNLFYKNLFLTRRLLFGLIAAVVFFIFRFFFSWLGWLPNLYVGALVLLAIIDGVLLYRTRNGLFARRQAPERLSNGDDNELGIYIENFYPFPVRLGIIDEIPFQFQKRDIWFKTSLAPHQHKLLTYLLKPLKRGEYEFGLIRVFTQSPLGLLMRRYNFEESEVLPVYPSFLQMRQYELMAISNRLSELGVKKIRRLGNSMEFEQIKTYVPGDDYRNINWKASARHGTLMSNSYTDEKSQQVYCIIDKSRSMKMPFEGLSLLDYAINASLVLSNVALLKEDKAGLITISEKVGAIVPAEKKPAHLNKILEVLYKEKTRYLETNMELLYSTVRRVIKQRSLVVFFTNYESMPALQRHLPFLKRIASFHLLLVVFFENTELKMLGQAPAANLEDIYIKTIAEKFAYDKKLMVKELNKYGILSILTSPQSLTINTVNRYLELKAQQKI
- a CDS encoding AAA family ATPase, encoding MENELFEQRTDLSRLNQAVEKIKATISQIIVGQQETIDLLIAGILADGHLLIEGVPGVAKTLTAKLIAKAIDAQYTRIQFTPDLMPSDVIGTSVFNPKTTDFEFKHGPVFGNIVLIDEINRAPAKTQSALFEVMEERQITVDGQLYKMAEPFVILATQNPVEQEGTYRLPEAQLDRFLFKVEVKYPTLEDEIAILTRQHQHKTADQLADIQPVLSAQDIIAVRQQVRELFVEPKLLEFAARIVFETRQNKSLYLGGSPRASLAIISSAKALAAMKGRDFVTPEDIIWVAPAVLRHRIMLSPDKEMEGATADEIVAQIIQKIEIPR